One part of the Paraglaciecola sp. L3A3 genome encodes these proteins:
- a CDS encoding ABC transporter permease gives MLTSIAWRSLISRRKTVLLTFLSLVVSISVLISVEHIRLQAKESFNRTISGVDLIVGAPSGELNLLLYSIFRMGSPTNSIDYDSFTMLKSNKSVAWAVPISLGDSHHGFRVLGTNTDYFTYFKYANKKPLTLSQGKVFSSAFDTVIGADVAKELGYRVGDKIVLSHGIGHTSFVHHEQAPFTIAGIIAVTGTPVDKTVHVNLAAIEAIHLPPKELQQLKEQAHEHRDEQANHSPESHSTDSHAHENEHEEQHAHEEDHPATHENHHDQHSAEKITAVLLGLNNKFATFTLQRQINNYPNDRLMAVLPGVAMTQLWGLMGNVEKILQVIGSLVLLASLFGLATMLLASMNERQKEIAVFRVLGASPILIVCLVILEALMISFLALCCSFLLVSLSLTVLDDWLTTEYGLFLQHNVLNKDSMILSVIILLATSITALVPGFEAYKQALHSQLSAR, from the coding sequence ATGCTTACTTCTATAGCATGGCGCAGTTTAATAAGCCGCCGAAAAACTGTATTGCTGACCTTTTTATCTTTAGTTGTGAGTATTAGTGTATTAATAAGTGTTGAACACATTCGTTTACAGGCAAAAGAAAGTTTTAACCGGACTATCTCTGGCGTCGACTTAATTGTCGGTGCGCCAAGTGGTGAATTGAACCTGCTTTTATATTCAATTTTTAGAATGGGTAGCCCGACTAATAGTATCGACTATGACAGTTTCACTATGCTCAAGTCTAATAAGTCGGTTGCATGGGCAGTGCCAATTTCATTAGGCGATTCTCACCATGGTTTTCGAGTGTTAGGCACCAATACCGACTATTTTACGTATTTTAAATATGCTAATAAAAAACCGTTAACTCTGAGTCAAGGTAAGGTTTTTTCAAGTGCTTTTGATACTGTAATTGGTGCGGATGTGGCGAAAGAATTAGGTTACCGAGTCGGCGACAAAATAGTGTTATCTCATGGTATTGGTCACACAAGTTTTGTCCATCATGAGCAAGCGCCTTTTACAATAGCGGGTATTATTGCGGTCACAGGTACACCGGTAGATAAAACGGTGCATGTTAACCTAGCTGCAATCGAAGCGATTCATTTGCCCCCCAAAGAATTACAACAATTGAAAGAACAAGCTCATGAGCATAGAGATGAGCAGGCTAATCATTCCCCTGAGAGTCATTCAACTGATAGTCATGCCCATGAAAACGAACATGAAGAACAACATGCTCATGAAGAAGATCATCCAGCCACTCACGAAAATCATCATGATCAACATTCAGCAGAAAAAATTACCGCAGTGTTATTAGGATTAAATAATAAATTTGCTACTTTCACCTTGCAGCGACAAATTAATAATTATCCAAACGATAGACTAATGGCCGTATTGCCCGGAGTGGCTATGACCCAGTTATGGGGGTTAATGGGTAATGTTGAAAAAATCCTACAGGTGATTGGTTCTTTGGTCTTGTTAGCATCATTATTTGGTTTAGCCACTATGTTGTTAGCCTCCATGAACGAACGACAAAAGGAAATTGCTGTGTTTCGGGTATTAGGTGCCTCTCCTATACTGATTGTTTGTTTGGTTATTCTAGAAGCATTAATGATTAGTTTTTTGGCTTTGTGTTGCTCCTTTTTACTGGTTTCATTATCACTGACAGTACTAGATGATTGGTTAACCACCGAATACGGACTGTTTTTACAGCACAATGTGTTAAATAAAGATTCTATGATCTTGTCTGTAATTATACTTTTGGCCACAAGTATCACTGCTTTAGTGCCCGGTTTTGAGGCTTACAAACAGGCTTTACATAGCCAGCTATCAGCTCGTTAA
- the nrtS gene encoding nitrate/nitrite transporter NrtS, whose translation MRITKKQVKTAIFISILVGTILTLINQGEAFFDDTEINWFKVVLTYIVPFCVSLYSSSVARMDIK comes from the coding sequence ATGAGGATAACAAAAAAACAGGTCAAGACCGCAATATTTATTAGTATATTGGTCGGCACAATATTGACCTTAATTAATCAAGGTGAAGCGTTTTTTGACGATACAGAGATAAACTGGTTTAAGGTAGTCCTCACCTATATCGTGCCCTTTTGTGTGTCGTTGTATTCTAGCAGCGTGGCGCGGATGGATATAAAATAA